The Coccidioides posadasii str. Silveira chromosome 3, complete sequence genome contains a region encoding:
- the GPI11 gene encoding Glycosylphosphatidylinositol (GPI) anchor assembly protein (EggNog:ENOG410PMW8~COG:G~TransMembrane:6 (i37-55o67-87i125-148o154-175i196-216o222-240i)~BUSCO:12744at33183) gives MDVPDLYQSPSIPSRRKQQSSSSQAVSMLSSPAAQTFAHIHPLLVLSGFAIRFQALVDDPVSTLAGLLPAVCAVQAAYVIICLPAAGKDGLGKEKGKSGHKRRAGAAGSSGDGDSRLGERIVPAILSLLLTLLLGTPFLTILLVLFGAPVTTHITHTLLCAAHMSVLSGTSLVYVHGTDSAVWREIWAASRPVDSVWGAAVGTGLGAWLGAVPIPLDWDRPWQAYPITIATGAYLGYALGSSMGRTPLFYGKRIQFADEEEDDEDISTENENRKQIQSSENNPEPSQDARSKQISQQSPKHKQKQKGQKS, from the exons ATGGATGTCCCAGATCTTTATCAGTCGCCGTCCATTCCCTCCCGCCGAAAACAACagtcctcttcttcccagGCCGTGTCCATGCTCTCGTCTCCGGCCGCGCAAACATTTGCGCATATTCACCCCTTGCTCGTGCTCTCCGGGTTCGCAATCCGGTTTCAGGCACTTGTGGATGATCCCGTATCTACATTGGCCGGTTTACTGCCTGCAGTATGCGCGGTGCAAGCTGCCTACGTGATTATCTGTCTACCTGCCGCCGGAAAGGATGGCCTtgggaaagaaaaggggaaatCGGGACACAAGCGGAGGGCTGGAGCAGCGGGCAGCAGCGGAGATGGTGACAGCAGACTGGGCGAAAGAATAGTG CCAGCAATCCTATCTCTACTTTTAACTCTCCTCCTCGGTACACCTTTTCTTACCATCCTTCTCGTACTATTTGGCGCTCCCGTTACCACACACATCACGCACACCCTCCTTTGCGCTGCGCACATGTCTGTACTCTCGGGAACCAGCCTCGTTTATGTCCACGGGACTGACAGTGCCGTATGGCGGGAAATCTGGGCCGCATCGAGGCCGGTAGATAGCGTTTGGGGAGCAGCTGTTGGAACGGGCTTGGGCGCATGGCTGGGCGCGGTGCCCATTCCGTTGGATTG GGATCGTCCATGGCAAGCATACCCGATTACAATCGCCACGGGTGCATATTTAGGTTATGCGCTTGGCTCCTCAATGGGGAGAACGCCACTATTTTACGGCAAGCGGATCCAGTTCGctgacgaagaagaagatgatgaagatatcTCAACAGAAAATGAAAATCGGAAGCAGATTCAGTCGTCGGAGAATAACCCAGAGCCATCCCAAGACGCGCGAAGCAAACAGATATCACAGCAAAGCCCGAAACACAagcaaaaacaaaaaggtcAAAAGTCATAA
- a CDS encoding uncharacterized protein (EggNog:ENOG410PXZA) has translation METADCSTIIHLNGVNEISSDYADIKEYDQPEVSPYTTSTVTLLIGIETTEYTIPEYFIRETTIWDEDPGPFRHHSGQKSIRLPLVDEDVGHTLVHYLYTGEYQTLKKGIEWDPITEYKRSVLAYYAARRYGLEGLEALAKKCMEKLGSSTSVSIFTVLKTARSIYSKLPGDKQWFSEYIKSKMEMAFQADENLFRQDQFLEKIGTSSSFDKFLMQSVVDIYFKRVFALETYIENALVIHSERNDSECCHGEGLAAEDPAIIEEETNKEDCIDERPDNKHFDQPEDEPLQPPIDGDEGEASYQDDGAKEPNEHIGIAETNQYYEPVNSWFPPPSIKKKSKRGNLLNASVEALISTPPPVEPELSKDEPIPEHFGSTGGWDNWSTWSPQKTTKKKKKKSGFAELPPAANLPEPEPCTKSIDVVS, from the exons ATGGAGACCGCTGACTGCTCGACGATCATTCATCTGAATGGCGTGAACGAAATATCCTCCGACTACGCTGATATCAAAGAGTACGATCAGCCAGAAGTTTC CCCCTATACAACATCAACCGTCACTCTGCTGATTGGTATCGAAACAACGGAGTACACGATTCCAGAATACTTTATCAGAGAAACAACCATATGGGACGAAGATCCGGGGCCTTTTCGTCACCACTCCGGCCAGAAGTCAATCAGGCTGCCCCTCGTGGATGAGGACGTGGGCCACACGCTTGTGCATTACCTATACACCGGCGAGTACCAGACACTCAAGAAGGGAATCGAGTGGGACCCGATAACTGAGTACAAACGGAGCGTTCTCGCTTACTATGCTGCACGGAGATATGGATTAGAGGGTCTGGAGGCACTCGCGAAAAAATGTATGGAGAAGCTCGGGTCTTCCACGTCGGTGTCGATATTTACGGTTTTGAAGACTGCACGGAGCATCTATTCGAAGCTTCCGGGGGACAAGCAATGGTTTTCCGAATATATCAAGAGTAAAATGGAGATGGCCTTTCAAGCGGACGAGAACCTGTTTCGCCAAGACCAATTTTTGGAAAAGATCGGGACTAGCTCTTCATTTGATAAGTTTCTGATGCAAAGTGTGGTGGATATATATTTTAAACGGGTCTTCGCGTTGGAGACATATATTGAGAATGCCCTGGTGATCCATAGTGAGAGAAATGATAGCGAATGCTGCCATGGAGAAGGGCTTGCTGCCGAAGACCCAGCTATTATTGAAGAAGAAACCAACAAAGAAGACTGCATCGACGAACGGCCTGATAACAAACATTTCGACCAGCCGGAGGACGAACCACTACAACCACCAATCGATGGTGACGAAGGTGAAGCATCATATCAGGATGACGGCGCGAAAGAACCCAATGAGCACATTGGAATCGCCGAAACGAATCAATATTATGAGCCCGTCAACTCCTGGTTCCCCCCTCCAAgtataaagaagaagagcaaaagaGGCAATCTTCTCAATGCCTCAGttgaagcactcatatccACGCCTCCGCCAGTGGAGCCTGAGTTGTCCAAAGACGAGCCGATCCCTGAGCACTTTGGCAGTACAGGCGGCTGGGACAACTGGAGCACCTGGTCACCACAAAAAACtaccaaaaagaaaaagaaaaaaagcgGATTTGCTGAACTTCCACCTGCGGCAAATCTGCCCGAACCTGAACCGTGCACGAAATCCATTGATGTGGTATCCTGA
- a CDS encoding uncharacterized protein (EggNog:ENOG410PPP1~COG:S~BUSCO:6789at33183), producing MSPRRADLRISAPLSNPALRTESSQGPNTYPPLTPIIASDPSQRQTHASYPPMHSSLPFDGTDRTSYHNRFASHDPQSSVSISAGQSPTMHRRRASTLRTVMRKLFGRKRKSDPAAQQQGFHVKDHPTTPSQGSVGLLSSHSPFVTVSRTGHYSIKSPSSPEHLSRVATPTEAIFAALPSPPEETEQAEDASQLISQRRRPRRRATLPSLVLSTDEARELASKIAHEGSKDGSAPPSPTDGKSTVISSRKTDTQLKRRSRSAYGLRESARAHRMSPIQWRRRSDEMKLWRASFDKRIEPDPIQDRPETRSTAAEEKDPTEIRVESLAPNGELGQFDFGNLMSNIQEDNSASLTQRVATLEVKMMDLEFAIGKMQGSDISPIQPHPSTLSSKECKTEPHNPALQPPLPPLSSFLRVSPGHDPAPPRTSPTNTDRRTSTATLRPHTATAHSSPPITPSSFSPGISVEQYSALTTIVRREQAARKHLEKQVLQLQRELQILRGGLTSGQASFLRPSSPDSPSTTSSHPDMGHDRMDSGMWRQNSESSGAKSGNVSLESYPMKSETNPNGWAASEPEQTKPPSTHPLSPGVACKSELAGLHWASIFCLNKAHTIAFIIGSADHGQLRMNLPLPPDDCYKKAVGSYCPHPLIFPFFNNLRIVP from the exons ATGAGCCCTCGTCGAGCAGATCTTAGGATCTCTGCCCCGTTAAGTAACCCGGCGTTAAGAACCGAGAGCAGCCAAGGTCCTAATACCTATCCTCCGCTCACCCCAATTATTGCCTCTGACCCATCCCAGCGCCAGACACATGCATCCTATCCACCCATGCACTCTTCCTTGCCCTTTGACGGCACTGACCGGACATCATATCATAATCGCTTCGCCTCCCATGACCCTCAGAGTTCTGTTTCGATATCAGCGGGCCAGAGCCCTACAATGCATCGTCGCAGGGCCAGCACACTGAGGACAGTCATGCGCAAACTATTTGGTCGCAAACGAAAGAGTGATCCTGCCGCTCAGCAGCAGGGTTTTCACGTGAAAGACCATCCTACGACTCCCTCGCAAGGCTCCGTTGGGTTACTGAGCTCTCATAGCCCGTTTGTCACGGTTTCGAGAACTGGTCACTATTCCATCAAGTCACCGTCGTCCCCGGAACACCTCTCCCGTGTTGCTACTCCAACCGAAGCCATATTTGCTGCACTCCCGTCTCCGCCAGAAGAAACAGAGCAGGCAGAGGACGCATCCCAGTTAATATCACAGCGACGACGCCCACGTCGAAGAGCAACGCTGCCGAGCCTTGTTCTGTCGACGGATGAAGCACGGGAGTTGGCATCAAAGATCGCGCACGAAGGCTCTAAAGACGGGAGTGCACCGCCGTCACCAACAGACGGGAAGAGCACGGTGATTTCTTCACGGAAGACCGATACCCAGCTTAAACGCCGTTCACGGAGCGCATACGGTTTGAGGGAATCAGCTAGAGCACATCGCATGTCGCCGATACAGTGGCGGCGACGGAGTGATGAGATGAAACTTTGGAGGGCCAGTTTTGACAAGCGAATCGAGCCCGACCCCATCCAAGATAGGCCCGAGACTCGAAGTACAGCCGCAGAGGAAAAAGATCCCACTGAAATTCGAGTGGAGAGTCTTGCTCCAAATGGCGAGCTGGGGCAATTCGATTTCGGCAATTTGATGTCTAATATACAAGAGGACAACAGCGCCAGCCTCACGCAACGTGTAGCAACGCTCGAGGTGAAAATGATGGACTTGGAGTTCGCAATTGGGAAGATGCAGGGATCTGATATATCGCCCATCCAGCCACATCCATCCACGCTTTCTTCGAAGGAGTGCAAAACTGAGCCTCATAATCCGGCTTTACAACCGCCACTTCCTCCGCTATCGAGTTTCTTGCGCGTTTCGCCCGGTCATGATCCCGCACCGCCTCGAACTTCACCTACGAATACCGACAGACGTACCAGCACCGCTACCTTACGTCCACACACCGCAACAGCGCACTCATCACCACCGATCACTCCGTCCTCATTCTCTCCGGGGATTAGCGTCGAACAGTACAGCGCTCTCACAACCATTGTCCGCAGAGAACAAGCAGCCCGGAAGCATCTTGAGAAGCAGGTTCTCCAGCTGCAGCGAGAACTGCAAATCCTTCGGGGCGGACTGACTTCTGGACAGGCTAGTTTTCTCCGCCCATCAAGCCCCGATTCTCCCTCTACGACGTCGTCACACCCAGATATGGGGCATGATCGCATGGACTCGGGGATGTGGCGGCAGAACAGTGAAAGCAGCGGAGCGAAAAGCGGGAATGTGTCACTCGAGAGTTATCCGATGAAATCGGAGA CCAATCCAAACGGTTGGGCGGCATCTGAGCCCGAGCAAACCAAACCCCCCTCTACCCATCCTTTATCTCCCGGTGTAGCATGTAAATCTGAGTTGGCGGGCCTACATTGGGCGTCAATTTTCTGCCTAAATAAGGCTCATACCATCGCATTTATCATTGGCAGTGCGGATCATGGACAGCTCAGAATGAACTTGCCCCTCCCACCCGATGACTGCTACAAGAAGGCCGTTGGATCCTACTGTCCACATCCCTTaattttccctttcttcaACAACCTAAGAATTGTCCCCTAA
- a CDS encoding uncharacterized protein (TransMembrane:2 (o90-112i124-144o)) gives MSALKKQKGDQTSFFLAQILEQQPGGFRIPAWQGCQGDMAKFGCLKRQTKWRFYPWREGEASEQRKKIPAFYLIDYARFEQSVSGRAPCWSFLTLGFVVALVCLPRGTILDIRSSSSFSSSSRLPSFVLLFFSSFSSLFVPSYGPMPML, from the coding sequence ATGTCTGCATtgaaaaaacaaaagggGGATCAAACATCTTTCTTCCTCGCCCAGATTCTGGAACAACAGCCTGGCGGGTTCAGGATCCCAGCCTGGCAGGGATGCCAGGGTGACATGGCTAAGTTTGGGTGCCTCAAGCGGCAGACCAAGTGGAGATTCTACCCCTGGCGCGAAGGAGAAGCCAGCgagcagagaaagaaaatccCCGCATTCTATTTGATCGACTACGCCCGCTTTGAGCAAAGCGTCAGTGGTCGGGCCCCCTGCTGGTCCTTTCTGACGCTGGGTTTCGTTGTCGCCCTGGTGTGTCTCCCAAGGGGAACCATACTAGACAttcgttcttcttcttccttttcttcctcgtccCGACTCCCTTCTTTCgtccttctcttcttttcctctttttcttcgctTTTCGTTCCTTCCTACGGGCCTATGCCGATGCTGTGA